One genomic window of Ziziphus jujuba cultivar Dongzao chromosome 4, ASM3175591v1 includes the following:
- the LOC125421787 gene encoding transcription factor MYB1 translates to MEDHYEDKPPMEGQFSHELKEPPTLFRPVARVSAFSVYNPLECQEPASSLQRPVPMQGPLVNASKLDIEIFKLLKADNWEQSVPSQCGHGCCRTQNGRKSQKSLLGPEFVEYSEPPSFPSLELAAIATDISNLAWLKSGLENSSMRAMGGTTGKISQMPVSFLKRVE, encoded by the coding sequence ATGGAAGATCACTATGAAGACAAACCACCAATGGAGGGTCAGTTTAGTCATGAATTGAAAGAGCCACCTACTCTTTTTCGACCAGTGGCACGTGTCAGTGCTTTCAGTGTATACAATCCTTTGGAGTGCCAAGAGCCTGCATCATCACTGCAGAGGCCGGTTCCGATGCAAGGTCCTTTGGTTAACGCATCAAAACTAGATATTGAAATTTTCAAGCTGCTCAAAGCAGATAATTGGGAGCAGTCAGTTCCTAGTCAATGTGGCCATGGTTGCTGTAGGACACAAAATGGCAGGAAATCTCAAAAATCTTTGTTAGGGCCAGAGTTTGTTGAGTATTCAGAGCCTCCTTCATTTCCAAGTTTGGAACTGGCTGCTATTGCCACAGATATAAGTAACCTTGCTTGGCTTAAAAGTGGGTTGGAGAATAGCAGTATGAGAGCAATGGGTGGTACAACTGGAAAAATATCTCAAATGCCAGTAAGCTTTTTAAAGAGAGTCGAGTGA
- the LOC125421786 gene encoding uncharacterized protein LOC125421786: MDGRKLVVIQSFCWGFMFIFFMYMYVVWQRRNERGVRNRITRNTELRTSFIDSLLDNDVTCISQLRMDRRTFVILCRLLRQDGYVKRDGTITLEEQVCIFLHIIAHHTKNRIIISRFYRSGETISRYFNSILNGVLRLHSILLRHSEPVSDNCSDDRWKMFKNCLGALDGTYIKVKVPEIDKPRYRTRKGEIATNVLGVCNPNMEFIFVLPGWECSASDSRVLRDAISRPNGIKVPTGCYYLVDAGYTNGEGFLAPYRKTRYHLFEWRDGCAPINHQEYFNMKHALAKNIIERCFGVLKMRWAILRSPSFYPIATQIKTITTCCLIHNLIRREMTLDLGEVEYDRMENVDINEEEDIIGSIASSDRWTNWRDELAKQMFGEWRGHHDY, encoded by the exons atggatggaagaaaattagttgtgattcaatctttttgttggggctttatgtttatcttctttatgtacatgtatgtagTGTGGCAAAGGAGAAATGAAAGAGGTGTTAGGAATAGAATAACTAGGAATACCGAATTGCGTACATCTTTTATAGATAGTTTGTTGGACAATGATGTCACTTGTATTAGTCAATTgaggatggataggagaacatttgttattttatgtcgGTTATTACGCCAGGATGGATATGTGAAAAGAGATGGTACTAttacattggaagagcaagtgtgcatatttttgcacataattgctcatcatacaaAAAACCGTATAATTATCAGTCGATTCTATAGATCAGGGGAGACaattagtagatatttcaattcaatATTGAATGGGGTGTTGCGCTTACATTCCATTTTGTTGAGGCATTCTGAACCTGTGTCGGATAATTGCtcggatgatagatggaaaatgtttaag aattgtttgggagcattagatggaacttatattaaggtgaaagtacctgaaatcgataagccaagatatcgaacaagaaagggtgagatagcaacaaatgtcttaggtgtatgtaacccgaatatggaatttatatttgtattaccggGTTGGGAATGCTCCGCTTCAGATTCCAGAGTACTTCGAGATGCAATAAGTAGGCCAAATGGAATAAAAGTACCAACCG gttgttattacttagtggatgctggttacacaaatggtgaaggatttcttgcaccatataggaaaacaagatatcaccttttcgaatggagagatggttgtgcacccataaatcatcaagagtatttcaacatgaagcatgcatTAGCTAAGAATATCATAGAAAGATgctttggggttcttaaaatgcgatgggcaattttaagaagtccatctttCTACCCAATTGCAACACAAATCAAAACAATTACTACATGTTGTCTGATACATAATCtgattagaagagaaatgacaCTCGATCTTGGAGAAGTTGAATATGATAGGATGGAAAATGTGgacattaatgaagaggaggacATTATAGGATCAATTGCTTCCTCGGATCGATGGACGAATTGGAGAGATGAGttagctaagcaaatgtttgGTGAATGGAGAGGTCATCATGATTACTAG
- the LOC107416376 gene encoding ubiquinone biosynthesis O-methyltransferase, mitochondrial isoform X2, whose amino-acid sequence MAFKLPNQLRALYTATNYHHHHRILSPLAGASQSFVFSLRRLFADVPPLSDPSSAPPPLYPHSTKTSLAPSSLNQYELAKFAAIAETWWDSEGPFKPLHALNPTRLAFIRSTLCRHFRRDSYSAKPFEGLKFVDVGCGGGILSEPLARMGATVTGVDAVEKNIKIARLHADLDPSTSTIEYCCTTAEKLVEEQRTFDAVIALEVIEHVAEPAEFCKSLATLTVPGGATVISTINRSIRAYATAIIAAEYLLHWLPKGTHQWSSFLTPEELVLILQRASISVQEMAGFAYNPLTGRWSLSDDISVNFIAFGTKNSQ is encoded by the exons ATGGCTTTCAAGCTCCCGAACCAACTCCGAGCTTTGTACACGGCAACGaactaccaccaccaccaccgcatTCTCTCTCCTCTCGCTGGAGCCTCACAATCCTTCGTTTTTAGTCTCCGTAGGCTCTTCGCTGATGTTCCGCCTCTCTCCGATCCCTCTTCAGCTCCACCGCCTCTATACCCTCACTCTACCAAAACCTCTTTGGCTCCCTCGTCTTTGAATCAGTACGAGCTCGCTAAGTTCGCCGCCATTGCCGAAACCTG GTGGGATTCGGAAGGGCCATTCAAACCGTTGCATGCGTTGAATCCTACGAGGCTCGCTTTTATTCGGTCCACGCTTTGCCGACATTTCAG GAGGGATTCATACTCTGCCAAGCCTTTTGAAGGACTAAAATTTGTTGATGTTGGTTGTGGTGGTGGAATTCTTTCAGAG CCTTTAGCTCGAATGGGTGCTACTGTAACAGGAGTTGATGCTgtggagaaaaatataaaaattgccCGACTTCATGCT GATTTGGATCCCTCAACTTCAACGATTGAATATTGTTGCACAACAGCTG AAAAGCTGGTCGAGGAACAGAGGACTTTTGATGCTGTGATTGCTTTAGAG GTAATTGAGCATGTAGCAGAACCTGCCGAGTTCTGCAAGTCTTTGGCAACATTAACTGTTCCTGGTGGAGCTACTGTGATTTCAACTATCAATCGATCTATTAGAGCATATGCTACTGCTATCATTGCGGCGGAGTATCTTCTCCATTGG CTTCCTAAAGGAACACATCAATGGTCAAGTTTTCTTACTCCTGAAGAACTAGTCTTGATCTTGCAGCGTGCTTCAATTTCG GTCCAAGAGATGGCAGGATTTGCTTACAACCCCTTGACAGGACGATGGTCTCTATCCGATGATATTAGTGTAAATTTCATTGCCTTTGGTACCAAAAACAGccagtaa
- the LOC132803513 gene encoding uncharacterized protein LOC132803513 translates to MEAGGSSNDYKGGESKRTWSRGEEEALLVLLDEAVASGQYCDTGAFKPGTLNIIERQLAEICSNSGLRATPYIESKLKKWKKQYGIIYDMLNKSGFGWNDTLKCVEVDSDDAWKAYNNPSAKSWRDKHFLIYERLANIFGKDRATGHEA, encoded by the exons ATGGAAGCTGGAGGTAGCAGTAACGATTATAAGGGGGGTGAATCTAAGCGTACATGGAGTAGAGGTGAGGAAGAAGCTTTGTTGGTTCTTTTAGATGAagctgtagctagtgggcaaTATTGTGACACGGGAGCATTTAAACCTGGTACACTTAATATAATTGAGCGGCAACTGGCTGAAATATGTTCTAACTCAGGATTGCGAGCAACTCCATATATTGAATCGAAGCtaaaaaagtggaagaagcaatatggCATCATATACGACATGCTgaacaaaagtggatttggatggaatgacactcttaaatgtgtggaggTTGACAGTGACGATGCTTggaaagcatat aataatCCAAGTGCAAAAAGTTGGAGAGATAAACATTTTCTGATATATGAGaggcttgctaatatttttggaaaggatcGGGCAACAGGACATGAAGCATAA
- the LOC107416376 gene encoding ubiquinone biosynthesis O-methyltransferase, mitochondrial isoform X1, with translation MAFKLPNQLRALYTATNYHHHHRILSPLAGASQSFVFSLRRLFADVPPLSDPSSAPPPLYPHSTKTSLAPSSLNQYELAKFAAIAETWWDSEGPFKPLHALNPTRLAFIRSTLCRHFRRDSYSAKPFEGLKFVDVGCGGGILSEPLARMGATVTGVDAVEKNIKIARLHAVWPFTNLSPIWIPQLQRLNIVAQQLLVEEQRTFDAVIALEVIEHVAEPAEFCKSLATLTVPGGATVISTINRSIRAYATAIIAAEYLLHWLPKGTHQWSSFLTPEELVLILQRASISVQEMAGFAYNPLTGRWSLSDDISVNFIAFGTKNSQ, from the exons ATGGCTTTCAAGCTCCCGAACCAACTCCGAGCTTTGTACACGGCAACGaactaccaccaccaccaccgcatTCTCTCTCCTCTCGCTGGAGCCTCACAATCCTTCGTTTTTAGTCTCCGTAGGCTCTTCGCTGATGTTCCGCCTCTCTCCGATCCCTCTTCAGCTCCACCGCCTCTATACCCTCACTCTACCAAAACCTCTTTGGCTCCCTCGTCTTTGAATCAGTACGAGCTCGCTAAGTTCGCCGCCATTGCCGAAACCTG GTGGGATTCGGAAGGGCCATTCAAACCGTTGCATGCGTTGAATCCTACGAGGCTCGCTTTTATTCGGTCCACGCTTTGCCGACATTTCAG GAGGGATTCATACTCTGCCAAGCCTTTTGAAGGACTAAAATTTGTTGATGTTGGTTGTGGTGGTGGAATTCTTTCAGAG CCTTTAGCTCGAATGGGTGCTACTGTAACAGGAGTTGATGCTgtggagaaaaatataaaaattgccCGACTTCATGCTGTATGGCCATTCACTAACTTAAGCCC GATTTGGATCCCTCAACTTCAACGATTGAATATTGTTGCACAACAGCTG CTGGTCGAGGAACAGAGGACTTTTGATGCTGTGATTGCTTTAGAG GTAATTGAGCATGTAGCAGAACCTGCCGAGTTCTGCAAGTCTTTGGCAACATTAACTGTTCCTGGTGGAGCTACTGTGATTTCAACTATCAATCGATCTATTAGAGCATATGCTACTGCTATCATTGCGGCGGAGTATCTTCTCCATTGG CTTCCTAAAGGAACACATCAATGGTCAAGTTTTCTTACTCCTGAAGAACTAGTCTTGATCTTGCAGCGTGCTTCAATTTCG GTCCAAGAGATGGCAGGATTTGCTTACAACCCCTTGACAGGACGATGGTCTCTATCCGATGATATTAGTGTAAATTTCATTGCCTTTGGTACCAAAAACAGccagtaa